A window of the Pseudomonas fluorescens genome harbors these coding sequences:
- a CDS encoding lysylphosphatidylglycerol synthase domain-containing protein gives MSHSEAHAAVHPAPAGKSRWSRWKRPLTLLFFLALIVLLTMFASRIEWAEVLQTLADFKVRTLIIASSLTLLSFLVYASFDLIGRTYIRQDLTWKQILPVGVISYAFNLNLSAWVGGIAMRYRLYSRLGVSKSNIAKILGLSLATNWFGYMTIAGVVFSSGLVSMPPGWKISSDALQGIGVLLLLVSAGYLVACQFSRRREWSIRGVEINLPSLRMAVLQLLLGALNWSLMAAVIFTLLPSKLDYPLVLGVLLISAIAGVITHIPAGLGVLEAVFVALLQHEASRGSLVAGLLAYRAIYFLLPLLITVLMYLVVEAKAKALRIEKKPS, from the coding sequence ATGAGCCATTCCGAAGCCCACGCGGCGGTGCATCCGGCACCGGCGGGCAAGTCTCGCTGGAGCCGCTGGAAACGTCCGCTGACCCTGCTGTTTTTTCTCGCGCTGATCGTTTTGCTGACGATGTTCGCCAGCCGCATCGAATGGGCCGAAGTGCTGCAAACCCTCGCCGACTTCAAGGTGCGCACGCTGATCATCGCCTCCAGCCTGACCTTGCTGAGCTTTCTGGTGTACGCCAGTTTCGACCTGATCGGCCGCACTTACATCCGCCAGGATCTGACGTGGAAACAGATCCTGCCGGTGGGCGTCATCAGCTATGCATTCAACCTCAATTTGAGCGCGTGGGTCGGCGGGATCGCCATGCGTTATCGCCTGTATTCGCGACTCGGGGTGAGCAAAAGCAACATCGCCAAGATCCTCGGCCTGAGCCTGGCGACCAACTGGTTCGGCTACATGACCATCGCCGGTGTGGTTTTCAGCAGCGGTCTGGTCAGCATGCCGCCCGGCTGGAAAATCAGCAGCGATGCGTTGCAGGGCATTGGTGTGTTGCTGCTGTTGGTGAGTGCCGGCTATCTGGTCGCCTGCCAGTTTTCCCGACGTCGCGAGTGGTCGATTCGCGGGGTGGAAATCAACCTGCCGTCGCTGCGCATGGCGGTCCTGCAATTACTGCTCGGGGCGCTGAACTGGTCGCTGATGGCGGCGGTGATTTTCACCTTGCTGCCGAGCAAGCTCGACTACCCGCTGGTGCTTGGGGTGCTGCTGATCAGCGCGATTGCCGGGGTCATCACCCACATTCCCGCCGGGCTCGGCGTGCTGGAAGCAGTATTCGTGGCACTGCTGCAACATGAGGCTTCGCGCGGCAGTCTGGTGGCGGGGTTGCTGGCGTACCGGGCGATCTATTTCCTGCTGCCGCTGCTGATTACCGTGCTGATGTACCTGGTGGTGGAAGCCAAGGCCAAGGCGTTGCGGATCGAGAAGAAACCGTCCTGA
- a CDS encoding alpha/beta hydrolase family protein, translated as MTARSESIQIDIDDEQMSGTFLSPKSKVPGVLFVHGWGGSQERDLERAKGIAGLGCVCLTFDLRGHTGGTGIPLSRVTREDNLRDLLAAYDRLLAHPALDTSAIAVVGTSYGGYLASILTSLRPVRWLALRVPALYRDEQWHTPKRDLDKTDLRDYRGTLVRADSNRALHACSQFTGDVLLVQSETDDYVPHATIMSYRAACQQTHSLTHRIIDGADHALSDPTSQQAYTSILVDWITEMVVGERLSIIQST; from the coding sequence ATGACGGCTAGAAGCGAAAGCATTCAAATCGACATTGATGATGAACAGATGAGCGGGACGTTTCTCAGTCCCAAATCGAAAGTCCCCGGCGTGCTGTTTGTGCATGGCTGGGGCGGCAGTCAGGAGCGGGATCTGGAGCGGGCCAAAGGTATCGCCGGCTTGGGCTGCGTGTGCCTGACGTTCGACCTGCGCGGGCACACCGGCGGCACCGGCATTCCGCTGAGCCGGGTCACCCGTGAAGACAATCTGCGTGACTTGCTGGCAGCCTACGACCGACTACTCGCTCACCCGGCGCTGGATACCTCGGCCATTGCCGTCGTGGGCACCAGCTATGGCGGTTACCTCGCTTCGATCCTGACCTCGCTTCGTCCTGTGCGCTGGCTGGCGCTGCGCGTCCCGGCGCTGTATCGCGACGAACAATGGCACACGCCCAAGCGTGATCTGGACAAGACCGACCTGCGCGATTATCGCGGCACCCTGGTGCGCGCCGACAGCAACCGCGCCTTGCACGCCTGCTCGCAATTCACTGGCGACGTGCTGCTGGTGCAATCGGAAACCGATGACTACGTGCCCCACGCGACGATCATGAGTTATCGCGCCGCGTGCCAGCAGACCCACTCGCTGACCCACCGCATCATCGACGGCGCCGACCACGCCCTGAGCGATCCGACCTCGCAGCAGGCCTACACCTCGATCCTCGTCGACTGGATCACCGAGATGGTGGTGGGCGAGCGGTTGAGCATCATTCAGTCCACATGA
- a CDS encoding DUF3182 family protein — MTPTSRRKVVVAHSVRPGAPQHEVQTNKALARWLAQILGLKFGGSYDAEKHRGRDIYLLPTQTLVGAAARELGVSGPDDLWGGFVEHDFICTKAISHGLRSHQAHAPQGWSPLFSERVRTVVLDGLSVFALEDARPAAEHLLYSGPIRIKPIHACAGRGQEVIKSLDAFDEILARPDAEQLFSDGVVLEQDLSQVVTHSVGQSFIGDRVLSYCGDQYLTKDAHGEEVYGGSNLLVVQGDYEDLLALDLPDDVRLAIQQAQVFDRAADEAYPRFYASRRNYDIAQGLDSEGRPRSGVLEQSWRMGGASSAEVAALQSFVNDPSMRAIRVSSVETYTDQALPADAIEVYRGPAENSDFLLKYVTVKSYDG; from the coding sequence ATGACCCCGACATCCCGCAGGAAAGTGGTCGTCGCCCACTCGGTTCGACCCGGCGCACCTCAACATGAAGTGCAGACCAACAAGGCCCTCGCGCGATGGCTGGCGCAGATCCTCGGCCTCAAGTTCGGCGGCAGTTACGACGCCGAAAAACATCGCGGCCGGGACATTTATCTGCTGCCGACCCAGACCCTCGTCGGCGCGGCGGCCCGCGAACTGGGCGTGAGCGGGCCGGATGATCTGTGGGGCGGTTTCGTCGAGCACGACTTCATCTGCACCAAAGCCATCAGCCACGGTTTGCGCAGCCATCAGGCCCATGCGCCGCAAGGCTGGTCGCCGCTGTTTTCCGAGCGGGTGCGCACCGTGGTGCTGGACGGGCTCAGCGTCTTTGCGCTGGAGGATGCGCGGCCCGCCGCCGAACATCTTTTGTACAGCGGACCGATCCGGATCAAGCCGATCCACGCTTGTGCCGGACGCGGGCAGGAGGTGATCAAGAGCCTCGATGCGTTCGACGAAATTCTCGCCCGACCTGACGCTGAACAACTGTTCAGCGATGGCGTGGTGCTGGAGCAGGATTTGAGTCAGGTAGTTACCCACAGCGTCGGTCAGTCGTTCATCGGCGACCGGGTGTTGAGTTATTGCGGTGATCAATACTTGACCAAGGACGCTCACGGCGAAGAGGTGTATGGCGGCTCGAACCTGCTGGTGGTGCAGGGCGATTACGAGGATCTGCTGGCGCTGGATCTGCCCGACGATGTACGTCTGGCGATCCAGCAGGCGCAGGTGTTCGACCGGGCAGCGGACGAAGCCTATCCGCGTTTCTACGCCTCGCGGCGCAATTACGACATCGCCCAGGGCCTGGACAGCGAAGGCCGGCCGCGCAGTGGCGTGCTCGAGCAGTCCTGGCGCATGGGCGGTGCCAGCAGCGCGGAAGTCGCGGCGCTGCAAAGTTTCGTCAACGATCCTTCGATGCGCGCGATCCGCGTTTCGTCGGTGGAAACCTATACCGATCAGGCCCTGCCGGCGGACGCCATTGAGGTGTATCGCGGGCCGGCCGAGAACAGCGACTTTCTCCTCAAATACGTAACGGTCAAATCCTATGACGGCTAG
- a CDS encoding GlxA family transcriptional regulator — MDAKPAVVELGVLIYPGAQLAAVHGLTDLFAVANRVAAEHQSAQLPRLRVSHWQVEGDQPPVRVHASDSGAETGMVAVVIPPSIAGFSAAQAPAGLIHWLREQHARGATLGGVCVGSLLLAESGLLDGRSATTHWTSAKAFAERYPHIKLKADTPIVDDGDLITTAGLMAWSELGLRLVDRLLGPSIASATARFLVVEHSDSASACGSNFAPILNHGDAAILKVQHWLQGNGATDVSLTAMAERAGLEERTFLRRFRAATGLKPTEYCQHLRVGKARELLEFTNGTIDHIAWTVGYQDPGAFRATFKKITGLAPSEYRTRFGVSPPAAAAK, encoded by the coding sequence ATGGACGCGAAACCGGCGGTCGTCGAACTGGGCGTGCTGATCTATCCCGGCGCGCAGCTGGCGGCGGTGCATGGGTTGACCGACCTGTTCGCGGTGGCCAATCGGGTTGCTGCCGAGCACCAGAGTGCACAGTTGCCGCGCTTGCGCGTCAGCCACTGGCAGGTCGAGGGCGATCAGCCGCCGGTGCGGGTCCATGCCAGCGACTCCGGCGCCGAAACCGGTATGGTGGCGGTCGTGATTCCGCCGTCCATTGCCGGATTCTCGGCAGCCCAGGCGCCTGCTGGCCTGATTCACTGGCTGCGTGAACAACACGCCCGTGGCGCCACCCTCGGCGGGGTGTGCGTCGGTTCGCTGTTGCTGGCCGAAAGCGGTCTGCTCGACGGTCGCAGCGCCACCACGCACTGGACGTCAGCCAAGGCGTTCGCCGAGCGATATCCACACATCAAACTCAAGGCCGACACACCGATTGTCGACGACGGCGACCTGATCACCACGGCCGGTTTGATGGCCTGGTCGGAACTGGGGCTGCGGCTGGTTGATCGTCTGCTCGGGCCGAGCATCGCCAGCGCGACCGCGCGATTCCTGGTGGTGGAACACAGCGACAGCGCCAGTGCCTGCGGAAGCAATTTCGCCCCGATTCTCAATCATGGCGACGCGGCGATTCTCAAGGTTCAGCACTGGCTGCAAGGCAATGGCGCGACCGATGTCTCGCTGACAGCGATGGCCGAGCGCGCGGGCCTGGAGGAGCGTACTTTCCTGCGCCGTTTCCGCGCGGCGACCGGTCTGAAACCCACCGAATACTGCCAGCACCTGCGGGTCGGCAAGGCTCGGGAACTGCTCGAGTTCACCAATGGCACCATCGACCACATTGCGTGGACGGTGGGCTATCAGGATCCGGGAGCGTTTCGCGCGACTTTCAAGAAAATCACCGGGCTGGCGCCGAGTGAATACCGGACGCGATTCGGCGTGAGTCCGCCGGCGGCCGCGGCGAAGTAA
- a CDS encoding cysteine hydrolase family protein encodes MAKQALIVVDIQNDYFPQGKWPLAGAEAAADNAARLIAAFREAGDSVVHIRHEFTSPEAPFFTPGSEGAKLHPKVLNRADEPVVLKHFVNSFRETELQSILDEQGIKELVVVGSMSHMCVDGITRAAADLGYTVTVIHDACASRDLEFNGLTVPAAHVHAAFMSALGFAYASVVSTDEFLDASR; translated from the coding sequence ATGGCCAAGCAAGCGCTCATCGTAGTCGATATCCAGAACGACTACTTCCCCCAAGGCAAGTGGCCGCTGGCCGGTGCAGAGGCCGCCGCCGACAACGCCGCCCGGTTGATCGCCGCGTTCCGTGAAGCCGGCGATTCGGTGGTGCACATCCGCCACGAATTCACCTCACCCGAGGCGCCGTTTTTCACACCCGGCTCCGAAGGCGCGAAGCTGCATCCGAAAGTGCTCAACCGCGCCGATGAGCCGGTGGTGCTCAAGCATTTCGTCAACTCGTTCCGCGAAACCGAACTGCAATCGATCCTCGACGAGCAAGGCATCAAGGAACTGGTGGTGGTCGGCAGCATGAGCCACATGTGCGTCGACGGCATCACCCGTGCGGCGGCAGATCTGGGCTACACCGTCACGGTGATTCACGATGCCTGCGCCAGCCGCGACCTGGAATTCAACGGCCTGACCGTGCCCGCCGCCCACGTCCACGCGGCGTTCATGTCGGCGCTGGGGTTCGCCTACGCCAGCGTGGTATCCACCGACGAGTTCCTTGACGCCAGCCGCTAA
- a CDS encoding YjfI family protein, with protein sequence MKSRSPATKSESPKGVRSTPSAKKPSSFYMKQMRAGLAAAGYVKHETWVLPENRSLLKQMEQQLRQPILAGSFMSENYMSAGNNWNIDSLYNAFKALDEVASQEITLSLIQSSEPSLKLEMNEFGGLPIHIALAGQQIIVDTVLVDIDSITDVRAFNDAVLRSREMFPLSSIGIETMPNGQTVYNMFGALSADSSLTNVVTEVKTLVDNVQRASEAFEHFFK encoded by the coding sequence ATGAAAAGCCGCTCCCCCGCCACAAAGTCAGAGAGCCCAAAGGGAGTGCGCTCGACACCGTCCGCGAAAAAGCCGTCGAGCTTCTATATGAAGCAGATGCGCGCGGGCCTGGCTGCCGCCGGTTATGTGAAACACGAAACTTGGGTGCTTCCGGAAAACCGGAGCTTGCTCAAGCAAATGGAGCAACAGCTACGCCAACCGATTCTGGCTGGCTCTTTCATGTCGGAGAATTACATGAGCGCAGGCAACAACTGGAACATCGATAGCCTCTACAACGCTTTCAAGGCGCTGGACGAGGTGGCTTCGCAAGAGATCACGCTGTCTCTGATCCAGAGCTCCGAACCCAGCCTCAAGCTGGAAATGAACGAATTCGGCGGTCTGCCGATTCACATCGCCCTCGCCGGTCAGCAGATCATCGTCGACACCGTGCTGGTGGACATCGATTCGATCACCGACGTGCGCGCCTTCAACGACGCCGTACTGCGCAGCCGGGAAATGTTCCCGCTGTCGTCGATCGGCATCGAGACCATGCCCAACGGCCAGACCGTCTACAACATGTTCGGCGCACTGAGTGCCGACTCAAGCCTGACCAACGTGGTCACCGAGGTGAAAACCCTGGTCGACAACGTGCAGCGCGCCAGCGAAGCCTTCGAACACTTCTTCAAGTAA
- a CDS encoding PspA/IM30 family protein, whose product MTQSIWSKLFTALRGGANEVGEAIADQQALRILDQEIRDADSALSNARRELVTIMAKHKLSADRVSEYEAKIKDLEAKALSALNAGREDLAMEVAEAISTLTNDLGVEKKQSDEFGTYADNMRKDINKAEARIKSLRQQVDMAKARESVQKAQVSASIASGGANGKLETAVGTLNRLQAKQQQRAAELSAADELADASTGNDLDRKLREAGITPNEGSANAILERLKQKSAQ is encoded by the coding sequence ATGACTCAGTCCATCTGGAGCAAGTTGTTCACCGCGCTGCGCGGCGGCGCCAACGAAGTCGGCGAAGCGATCGCCGACCAACAGGCCCTGCGCATCCTCGATCAGGAAATCCGTGACGCCGACAGCGCGCTGTCCAACGCCCGTCGCGAACTGGTCACCATCATGGCCAAGCACAAACTCTCCGCCGACCGCGTGAGCGAGTACGAAGCCAAGATCAAGGACCTGGAAGCCAAGGCTTTGTCCGCCCTGAATGCCGGCCGTGAAGATCTGGCGATGGAAGTGGCCGAAGCGATCTCGACTCTGACCAACGACCTGGGCGTCGAGAAGAAACAGAGCGACGAGTTCGGCACCTACGCCGACAACATGCGCAAGGACATCAACAAGGCCGAAGCGCGGATCAAGAGCCTGCGCCAGCAAGTGGACATGGCCAAGGCCCGTGAAAGCGTGCAGAAGGCTCAGGTCAGCGCCTCGATCGCCAGCGGCGGCGCCAACGGCAAGCTGGAAACCGCCGTCGGCACTCTGAACCGTCTGCAAGCCAAGCAGCAGCAACGCGCTGCCGAGCTGAGCGCTGCCGACGAGCTGGCCGATGCTTCGACCGGCAACGACCTGGATCGCAAGCTGCGCGAAGCCGGCATCACGCCGAACGAAGGCAGCGCCAACGCCATCCTCGAGCGTCTGAAGCAGAAGTCCGCCCAGTAA
- a CDS encoding DUF2491 family protein, whose product MGWFKDLLGTSNWQSAAPASESAGGPLGLAQGKAIRFDTTLGLLLDGSTSVRVPDAQAIWSAGWIDLGQSNKLHRYYLNDEEFWVQIHVTGDDQIESVTLFNYVSYVTVNSDAELQRLAGPNSLIGLPTYRHEGVEYTREWGTERGQTELVPLTEQVINPDESYTINHHSMLYARETGLTDRRELLLFSVEQDEEGTVSLSTSLGISLYTTDLSTI is encoded by the coding sequence ATGGGATGGTTCAAAGATTTGCTCGGCACCAGCAACTGGCAGTCGGCCGCGCCGGCGTCAGAGTCTGCCGGCGGCCCGCTCGGACTGGCGCAGGGCAAGGCGATCCGCTTCGACACGACCCTCGGCCTGTTGCTCGACGGCAGCACCTCGGTGCGGGTTCCCGACGCCCAGGCCATCTGGAGCGCCGGCTGGATCGACCTCGGTCAGTCGAACAAACTGCATCGCTACTACCTGAACGATGAAGAATTCTGGGTACAGATCCATGTCACCGGCGACGATCAGATCGAGTCGGTGACGCTGTTCAATTACGTCAGCTATGTGACGGTCAACAGTGACGCTGAACTGCAGCGCCTGGCCGGCCCGAACAGCCTGATCGGCCTGCCGACCTATCGCCATGAAGGTGTCGAATACACCCGTGAGTGGGGCACTGAACGCGGCCAGACCGAGCTGGTGCCACTCACCGAACAGGTGATCAACCCCGACGAGTCCTACACCATCAACCATCACTCGATGCTTTACGCCCGGGAAACCGGCCTGACCGATCGCCGTGAGCTCTTGCTGTTCTCCGTCGAGCAGGACGAGGAAGGCACCGTCAGTCTGAGCACCTCGCTGGGCATCTCGCTGTACACCACCGATTTGAGCACTATTTAA
- a CDS encoding DUF350 domain-containing protein — MLEALSISLNKAALVGFIAYLIGAVLLFMLFQFVYTRVTPHKEFELIRSGNVAAAIALSGAIIGFAIPASNVIAHSINVLDFVLWAVIAAAVQLLAFLATGLVLKGTSQRIANGEIAAGIYVAAVAISVGMLNAACMTPSY, encoded by the coding sequence ATGCTGGAAGCGTTGTCCATTTCTCTGAACAAAGCCGCGCTGGTCGGTTTCATCGCCTACCTGATCGGCGCCGTGCTGTTGTTCATGCTGTTTCAGTTCGTCTACACCCGCGTCACGCCGCACAAGGAATTCGAGCTGATCCGCTCCGGCAACGTCGCCGCCGCCATTGCCCTGTCCGGCGCGATCATCGGCTTCGCGATTCCAGCGAGCAACGTGATCGCTCATTCGATCAACGTCCTCGACTTCGTGCTCTGGGCGGTGATCGCGGCCGCGGTGCAATTGCTGGCCTTCCTGGCGACCGGGCTGGTGCTCAAGGGCACGTCTCAGCGCATCGCCAACGGTGAAATCGCTGCAGGCATCTATGTGGCGGCGGTGGCGATCAGCGTCGGCATGCTCAACGCCGCGTGCATGACCCCGTCCTACTGA
- a CDS encoding DUF1190 domain-containing protein, translated as MKRSKYVQLSLAASVALAISGEVAAQEQQRNFQSVEQCVDAEVAPDVCSNAYVAALAEHRRISPAYDDKAACDADFAADWCQKNSAGRFVPKLGGFKVPQDGEPAQNLDAIANAQMPAGDAAAVQSNQTSTSHSSSGAGNGWLTGWLIGNAMSNNRASDSRPVYRERNTRQTYDTSTLNRRIESAPSRSQRDYDSDYRKPVNVASSTSRGGFGSQSSARSGWGGWGRSSS; from the coding sequence ATGAAACGAAGCAAGTATGTTCAACTGTCGCTGGCCGCTTCGGTGGCCCTGGCGATTTCCGGTGAAGTGGCCGCCCAGGAACAGCAACGCAACTTCCAGAGCGTCGAACAATGCGTCGACGCCGAAGTGGCACCGGATGTCTGCTCGAACGCCTATGTCGCAGCCCTGGCCGAACACCGGCGGATCTCCCCGGCCTACGACGACAAGGCTGCCTGCGACGCGGACTTTGCCGCTGACTGGTGTCAGAAAAATTCCGCTGGCCGTTTCGTGCCGAAGCTCGGTGGTTTCAAGGTGCCGCAGGACGGTGAGCCGGCGCAGAACCTTGATGCGATCGCCAATGCTCAGATGCCGGCCGGTGATGCGGCTGCCGTGCAGAGCAATCAGACCAGCACTTCGCACTCGTCCAGCGGTGCAGGCAACGGCTGGCTCACCGGATGGCTGATCGGTAATGCCATGAGCAACAATCGCGCGAGCGACTCGCGGCCGGTTTATCGTGAGCGCAATACTCGCCAGACCTACGACACCTCGACGTTGAATCGTCGAATCGAGTCGGCACCGAGCCGCAGCCAGCGGGACTACGACAGCGATTACCGCAAACCGGTCAACGTGGCTTCGTCCACCTCCCGTGGCGGTTTCGGCAGCCAGTCCAGCGCACGCAGCGGTTGGGGCGGCTGGGGCCGTTCGAGCAGCTGA
- a CDS encoding glutathionylspermidine synthase family protein codes for MKKIHCAERHDWKQTAESLGFLFHTIDDEPYWDESAYYQFTLAQIENDLEDPTTELHEMCMDLVDRVVHSEELLDRLSIPAPYYDMIRTSWLEGHPHLYGRMDFSYNGNGPAKLLELNYDTPTSLYEASAFQWGWLEQCIERGMLPRHADQFNSIDTRLHEAFAQLKLTRPFYFASMKDSVEDKGTTDYLRLIAEKVGIESRHIDIEDIGLSADGRFVDLEDRWIPHLFKLHAWEFIFHEPFGAAIAECDTQFFEPAWKSILSNKGALPLLWELHKGHPNLLAAHLDPNPGSAVPKGWVRKPYFSREGANIELQTVEGLIVKEDGPYTDAPFILQEFAPLPKFDDSYTLIGSWVIGDQAAGIGVREDNSLITKDSSRFLPHLILD; via the coding sequence ATGAAGAAGATTCACTGCGCCGAACGCCACGACTGGAAACAGACTGCCGAAAGCCTCGGCTTTCTGTTTCACACCATCGACGACGAGCCGTACTGGGACGAGAGCGCCTACTACCAATTCACGCTCGCACAGATTGAAAACGATCTGGAGGATCCGACCACCGAGCTGCACGAGATGTGCATGGATCTGGTCGACCGCGTCGTGCACAGCGAAGAACTGCTGGATCGTCTGAGCATTCCGGCGCCGTACTACGACATGATCCGAACGTCCTGGCTGGAAGGTCATCCGCATCTGTACGGACGCATGGACTTCTCCTACAACGGCAACGGCCCGGCGAAGCTGCTCGAACTCAACTACGACACGCCCACCAGTCTTTATGAAGCGTCGGCGTTCCAGTGGGGCTGGCTGGAGCAATGCATCGAGCGCGGGATGCTGCCGCGCCATGCAGACCAGTTCAACAGCATCGACACCCGGCTGCACGAAGCCTTTGCTCAGCTGAAACTCACGCGGCCGTTTTACTTCGCCTCGATGAAAGACTCGGTCGAAGACAAGGGCACTACGGATTACCTGCGCCTGATCGCAGAGAAGGTCGGCATCGAATCGCGGCACATCGATATCGAAGACATCGGCCTGAGCGCTGACGGTCGTTTCGTGGATCTCGAAGATCGCTGGATCCCGCACCTGTTCAAACTGCACGCCTGGGAGTTCATCTTCCACGAGCCGTTCGGCGCGGCAATTGCCGAGTGCGACACCCAGTTTTTCGAACCGGCGTGGAAATCCATCCTCTCCAACAAGGGCGCCCTGCCCCTGCTATGGGAGTTGCACAAGGGCCACCCGAATCTGCTGGCCGCGCACCTCGACCCGAACCCGGGCAGCGCCGTGCCCAAGGGTTGGGTACGCAAACCATACTTCTCCCGGGAAGGCGCCAACATCGAGTTGCAGACCGTCGAAGGTCTGATCGTCAAAGAGGATGGGCCCTACACCGATGCGCCCTTCATCCTGCAGGAGTTTGCCCCTTTGCCGAAGTTCGACGACAGCTACACGTTGATCGGTTCTTGGGTGATCGGCGATCAGGCGGCCGGGATTGGTGTGCGGGAAGACAATAGCTTGATCACCAAGGATTCGAGCCGGTTTCTGCCGCATCTGATTCTTGACTGA
- a CDS encoding single-stranded DNA-binding protein, which translates to MARGVNKVILVGTCGQDPEVRYLPNGNAVTNLSLATSEQWTDKQTGQKVEKTEWHRVSMFGKVAEIAGEYLRKGSQVYIEGKLQTREWEKDGIKRYTTEIVVDMQGTMQLLGGRPQQGDQQGGGNNYQQQAPRQQAPRPQQSAPQQRPAPAPQQAAPQPAPDFDSFDDDIPF; encoded by the coding sequence ATGGCCCGTGGGGTTAACAAAGTCATTCTGGTCGGTACTTGCGGCCAGGATCCCGAAGTACGCTACCTGCCCAACGGTAACGCCGTGACCAACCTGAGTCTGGCGACCAGCGAGCAGTGGACCGACAAGCAGACCGGTCAGAAGGTCGAGAAGACCGAGTGGCACCGCGTATCGATGTTCGGCAAGGTTGCCGAAATCGCCGGCGAATACCTGCGCAAGGGTTCGCAGGTGTACATCGAAGGCAAGCTGCAGACGCGTGAGTGGGAAAAAGACGGTATCAAGCGTTACACCACCGAAATCGTGGTCGACATGCAAGGCACCATGCAACTGCTCGGCGGCCGTCCGCAACAGGGCGACCAACAAGGCGGTGGCAACAACTACCAGCAGCAGGCGCCACGCCAACAGGCTCCGCGTCCGCAGCAGTCGGCACCTCAGCAGCGTCCGGCCCCGGCTCCACAGCAGGCCGCACCGCAACCGGCTCCGGATTTCGACAGCTTCGATGACGATATTCCGTTCTGA